The Candidatus Deferrimicrobiaceae bacterium genomic sequence TCTTGACGATCCCGAACACCATGGACAGACCGAGCCCGGTCCCCTTGCCCGGCTCCTTGGTCGTGAAGAACGGGTCGAAGATCTTGCCGATCAGGTCGGGGGCGATGCCGGTCCCGGTGTCGCCGACGTAGAACGCGGCATATTGCCCGGGCCGGGCGCCCCGGTGCATTCGGCACCAGGCGTCGTCGAACGCGACGCGCTCGGTGTAAAATCGCAGCTCGCCGCCCTCGGGCATCGCGTCGCACGCGTTCATCGCCAGGTTCATCAACACCTGCTCGAGCTGGGAGGGATCGCCGACCGTCGGCAGCGGTTCGGTCTCGAAGCGCGACACGATGGTGACCTTCTTGTCGAGCGTCCGGTCGAGCAGGCCGATGACGCTCCCGATCATCTTGTGCAGGTCGACGGAAACGGCACGGTGCTTCCCCTTGCGGGCAAAGCCGAGAAGCTGGGCGGTCAGCCGCGACGCCCGCTCGGCCGCCCCCTGGATGACGCCGGCCGCCTTGAGCGTCTCGGGGTCCCGGGATTCGCTTTGCAACAGCAGATTGGCGTACCCCATGATCCCCGTGAGCAGGTTGTTGAAATCGTGCGCGATCCCCCCCGCCAGGAGGCCGATCGCCTCCATCTTCTGGGACTGGATCAGCTGCGCCTCGAGCGCCCGGCTCTCCTCCTGCGCCTCGAGGCGAAGAGAGATGTCGCGCGCCGACGCGCAATTGTATTCGTGACCGTCGAACGAGACGTGATTCGCGGTGACCTCGAGGGGGATGAGCCGGCCGTCCTTCGCCTGGTGGGAGGTTTCGAGGATGAGGTGCTTCTCTTTCCGGAGACGGTCCCAATGCTCGCCCCACCTGGCGGCCGGGAACTGCGGATTGATGTCGTGGATGGTCATCGACAGCAGCTCGTCGCGCGAGTAGCCCAGCGCCCGGCAGGCCATCTCGTTCACATAGAGGATTCGTCCCGACCGATCGATCCAGTAGGCGATGTCGCCGGAATGATCGACGGCAAACTGCGTCAGCCGAAGCTGTTCCTCGTATTTCTTCCGGCGGTTGATGTCGAGGAGGAGGCCGTCGACGTAGAGGAAGCTCCCGTCGGCGTCGTAGACGTGCTGCCGGCGGTCGGCGATCCATACGTAGCGGCCGTCTTCGTGGCGGATCCGGTATTCGACGCGCAGCACTTTTTTGCGCTTCCGCACCGATTCGCGGAAGATGGCTAGGAGTCCGGCCTGATCTTCTGGGTGGATCAACGATTTCCAGGAGAGCGCACCCGAGAGGAAATCGGCGGCCGAGTACCCGGTCATCCGCCTGACGTCGGCCGAGATCATCGAGATCGACCAGTCGGGCCTCCCCCGGTAGACCGCGCCCGGCACGTTGTTCATGAGCGAGATCAGCCGGCCGGCCAGCTCTCCCTGCTCGCCGGGGAAGCGGCCGTCCCCTGCGGAATCGTCCGCCGGGGAGCCGTTGCCCAGAAGCGTGCGGACGCGCTGGTAAGCGCTCGGTAAGAAGGACAGCTTTTGCGACAACGCCATCGGATCCCTTGAACCCCCTGGTCAGTTACTTATCGGCGGGAGAAGCCGTCAACATTAGCCGATTTTGTGTTACTATTCGACCTCTCCGCCGGAGTGGTGGAACTGGCAGACGCGCGGGACTCAAAATCCCGTGTCCGCAAGGACATGAGGGTTCGACCCCCTCCTCCGGCACCATGCGATACCCAAAGCCCCAAGCGCACGCGCTTGGGGCTTTTTCAATGGAGCATGGTGCTCATGGAGGGGGTCGAACACGGAGCAGGCCGCCGAGCGAATCGCGAGGAAGAGCCGCCAGGATGGCGGCGGAAGGCCTGCGAAGCGCCGAGGGGTCGGGCGCACCGGGTATAAAGGGCCGGCGATCGACATCGAAAAGATGACTTCGGAATCATATTGCCCTTCTAACTGCGAAGCGCCTCGATGGGGTCGAGAAGCGAGGCGCGCTGGGCGGGGTAGATGCCGAAAAAGATGCCCACCGCGCCTGAAAACCCGAATCCGACGACGATCGCATCGGGCCGGACCTGCACCAGCCACCCCGATGCGGAGGCGATGCCGAACGCCCCGGCGACCCCCAATCCTGTTCCGATCACCCCCCCGATCACCGACAGGATTACGGATTCGAGCAGGAACTGGACGAGGATGTCCCGGCCGCGCGCCCCGACCGCCATCCGGATGCCGATCTCCCGCGTGCGTTCCGCCACGGAGACCAGCATGATGTTCATGATCCCGATCCCGGCGACCACGAGCGCAACCGCCGCGATGCACCCCAGGAGAATCGTCATCGTATGCTGGGTCTCGGCGCGGGCCTTCGCGATCTCCGAGGTGTGGCGCAAGTTGAAATCGTCCTCTTGCCCATTCTGGATCCGATGCCGTTCCCGCATCAGCGAGGCGATTTCCTTTTCCGCATCCGGCACATCTTCCGGCGTGATCGCCGAACAGAAGATGTCGTCGAGATACGTGACCCCCCGCAGTTTCTTCATGACCGTCGTGAAAGGCATCAAAAGAACGTCGTCCCGATCCTGGCCGCTCGGTGAAGACCCCTTGACTGCGAGGACGCCGGCGACCTTGCACGGAATCCCTTGCACGCGGACGATCCGCCCGACAGGGTCCTCCGTGGCGAACAGCGTCGTCGCCAATGTCTGGCCCAGCAGGCAGACTTTCGCATCATACGTCACCTGAGCCGCGGTAAAGGCAGCGCCGCCGGCGACCGGCCACCGCTGGATCTCCAGATACTCCGGCGACACGCCGCGCACCTGCGTCCCCCAGTTCTGGTTCTGGTAGACCACCTGCACCCGCATGTCCACGTTCGGGGAAACATACATCACGAGCGGAATCTGCTGCTCGATCGCCCGCACGTCTTTATACGTGAGGCTTGTCTCGCCATGCGAGCCGCTCCGGACCCCGTTGACGTTCCGTGACCCGGCCTCGATCTGGATAAGGTCGTCGCTCAGGTTCCGGACCTGCTCGTCGATCCGGGCAGAGGCTCCCCGGCCGATGGCCACGCTGCAGATGAAGGCGCCCACCCCGATGCAGATCCCCAGGATCGAGAGCGTGCTTCGGACCTTGTGGCGCCCCAGCGTCCGCAATCCGAATCGGAGTTCCGTCGCGAGATCCATTCGTTTCCCCCGGGGCGGACTTACCGCCCCAGCACCATGATGGAGAACGTGTCCGGCTTGATCGGCGGCCGGGGCTTGGGATTATCCTTCGTTGCGGCCGGCGCCGGCTGCAATCCGGGCTTCACGTACAGTATAGACCGGCAGACCCGCCAGGGAGGATGAACGGCTATTCCGCCAGGGATGTCTCGACCCTTCTCGCGAACTCGTCGATGGAGAACGGCTTCTGGATGAATTGCATCCCGCCGTCCGGCACCCCCTGCCGCGCAATGACGTTGTCGGAGTAGCCGGACATGAACAGCACCTTCAGTCCCTGATATCGGTCAAGCAGTCTGGCGTGCAGCTCCGGGCCGGTCATGCCGGGCATGACGACGTCGGTGACGAGCAGGTCGAGCGATCGGTTCTCGCTGAGCTGCAGCGCCTGTTTCGGATCTTCCGCCACCAGCAGGTCGAACCCCTGCCGCTTCAGAAGTTCGCTCACAAGCGTCCGGACCATCTCGTTGTCTTCCACCAGAAGGATGGTCCGTCGATCGCCGGCCGGCAAGTCCGGAATGTGCATAGCAGGCTGTTCGCTTGCCGGCAGCTCGTCGACGAGGGGGAAGTAGCATCTGAACGCCGTTCCTTTGCCCGGCTCGCTCTCGACCCGGATGTTCCCTCCGTGCTGCCGGACGATCCCGTACACGGTAGCCAGTCCCAGTCCGGTCCCTTTTCCGACCCCCTTTGAGGTAAAGAACGGCTCGAAGATCCGCTGGAGCGTTTCCGGAGCCATCCCGCAGCCGTCGTCGGTGATCGCCAGCACCAGGTAGCGTCCGGGGGGCGCTCCCGGATGCCGGCGCGCATCCTCGTCGTCGATCCGCACGGGAGACGTTCCGATGGTGATGCTTCCGCGCGCGCCGATGGCATCCTGTGCGTTGACGGCCAGGTTCATGATGACCTGCTCGATCTGGTTGCCGTCCGCGCGGATACAGAGCCCCTCTTCGGTCAGATCGAGGCGGATGTCGATGCTCTCGCGAATGGTGTGTCGAAGGATGCCCTGGAAAGCCTTTACGACCTGATTGAGGTCGACGATCTTCATCTCCATGACCTGTTTGCGGCTGAAGCTCAAGAGCTGCTGGACGATCTCCTTGGACCGGTTGGCGGCGCTCAGGATATTTCCGACCCTTCCGAGCGCCGATTCATCGCCCTTCAGGTCTTTCTTCAACAATTCCGAGTAGCCGATGATCGGCGTCAGCAGGTTGTTGAAATCGTGGGCCACCCCGCCGGCCAGCCGCCCGATCGATTCCATCTTGTGCGCCTGGATCAGCTGGCCGGTCAGGAGATCCTTCTCGGCCTCGGCCTTCAGGCGCTCCGCCTCGCGCACGGCAAGCTGCTCCGCCATCGCGTCGAACGTCTTCCCGAGGCTGCCGAGTTCTCCCCCCGCCACCAGCTCGGACACCCTTACCTGCAGATCGCCGGCTGCGAGTCGCTGGGAAGCGTCCTCCAGCAGCTTGAAGCGATCCACGATCGAGCGCTTGCCGATCAGCGCCGCGGCGAAACAGGCCAGGACCAGGAACGAAGTGAACAGCGCCACGGTTTTCGTGAGCGCCTTGTTGGCCTCGCGCGCAGCCATCGCCACCGGTATTCCGGCCCCGACGTACAAATAGGGGCTCTGCTCCCCGGGAAGGCGAATCTTCCGGTAGGAAATGATCCGCTTGTCCCCCCCGATCGAGGTTCGCACAGTCGTGCCCGATTCCGGCCCCCTCTCCATCTTCATGAATTCATCTTCGGGGTAGGGTTTGCCGATGAACGATTCCGGGTTGATGGCTCTGGACAGGACCACCCCGCGATGATCGAGGAGCACGAAGCTGGACCCTGCAGGCAGCTTCATCTGCTCCGGCAGCTGCCGATACCGGTCGATGACGAAACCGACGCTGATGACCCCGACGATCGCACCATGAACGTTTCTCAAGGGATAGGCCAGGTTCAGCGCCGGCCTGGCGGTGGCCCGGCTGACGACGTATTCTCCGGACGACAGCCGTCCGCTGGCCAGGGCATTCCGGAAGTACCGCCGGTCCCCGATGACGAAAGGGGGCTTGACCGGAACAGCCGTCGCCCAGACGGTCCCCCTCGGGTCCGCGATGAAGATGTTCGAATACATCGGGTTCAGCTTGCGCAGCTCCCGAAGGACCGGCTCGACACGGGCGGCATCGCGCCCCCTGACCTCCGGAAGCAGGCTCAGGGCGGCCATCAACTGTTCGGCGCCGGCGACCAGGTTCTGCTGATCGGTGGCGATCCGGTCGGCAAGCTTGGCGGTATCGTTTTTCGCTTCATTGAACATCGCGTTGCGGAACTGGATCCCCGAATAAAGGATGAGGCCCGCCGCAGGCAGGGCAACCACGAGTGTGATCAGCAGAAGCAACGATCGGATGGAAAGGGTCGCAAGGCAGGGCGGGGGAATCATCGTCTCCAATCGTCTCCCGTGTCGATAAGTTTCGCTACGGCGTCAATTTCGGCCGGAGGGCTCGCCAACCCACCGCAATCAGATAATGTCAGAGGTAAGCGGAGAGTTCCACAATGAACGGACGGCGGGTTCACTCCGCGGCAAACCGGCGGAAGAACCACCGCTTCATCCCTTCCACGGCCAGGAGATAGGCGACCAGCATGGCGGCCAGGACCAGGAAAAACAGGGCCGGCGGCGCCGTGAACCCGAGATATCTGCCGACGAACGTGAACGGCAGCGCGGCGGCTACCGCCACCATGGCCAGCGAACAGGCGATCAGCCAGGGGTTGGGGCGGCTCTTGAAGGGGTTCCTGCGGGTGCGGATGACGAAGATGACCAGCACCTGCGTGGCCATCGACTCGATGAACCAGCCGGTGTGGAACAGCGACTCCCCGGCATGGAAGAGCTTCAGCATGACGAAGAACGTGAGGAAATCGAAGACCGAGCTGACCGGGCCGATGCACAGCATGAAGTTCCGGATGAAGTTCATGTCCCAGTGGCGGGGATGGCTCAGGTAGTCTTCATCCACCCGGTCCAGCGGAATGGGCAGCTCGGAGACGTCGTAGAGCAGGTTGTTGAGCAGGATCTGCACCGGCAGCATCGGCAGGAAGGGAAGAAAGAGCGAGGCGCCGGCCATGCTGAACATGTTGCCGAAATTGGAACTGGTCCCCATCATGATGTACTTCATGATGTTGCCGAAGGTACGGCGTCCTTCCAAAACGCCCGCGTGGAGCACCCCCAGGTCCTGCTCCATGAGGATCATGTCCGCAGCCGCCTTCGCCACGTCCACCGCGCTGTCCACCGAGATGCCCACGTCGGCGGAATGGAGCGACGGGGCATCGTTGATGCCGTCGCCGAGATACCCCACGACATGGCCCCGCCGCTTGAGGGCGAGGATGATCCGGTTCTTCTGGGCGGGCGCCACGCGGCAGAACAGGTTCGCCTGCTCGACCCGCGCGGCGAGTGTCGGGTCGTCCAGCTGCTGGATCTCCGCGCCCGTCAGCACCCCCGTCACGGGAATGCCGAGCTGCGCGAAGACGTGCTGGGTCACCAGCTCGTTGTCGCCGGTAATCACCTTGACCGCGACCCGGTCGGAGGCGAGTCCGGCGAGCGCCGCGCCGGCGCTTTTCTTGGGGGGATCGAGAAAAGCGGCAAAGCCCGCGAAGACCAGCTCCGACTCATCGCCGACCACGGCGTGGGGATGGTCCATCCCCACGTTTCGCACGGCGATTCCCAGCACGCGGAAACCGTCGTTCCCGAGCGCATCGCATTGCGCATTGATCTTCGCCCGCGCCGCATCGTTCATGGGAAGCGGCTCGGTCCCCTCGTCCACCTCGTAGGCGACTGACAGCCGAAGGACATCTTCGGGCGCCCCCTTGACCACCAGCAACCGGCCGGAACCGTTTTCGAGAAGCACCGAGATCCGGCGGCGCTCGAAGTCGAACGGCACTTCGTCGATCTTTTTCCAGCCGCTGACGTCGATCTCCTTGTGCTCCAGGATGGCGTCGTCCAGGGTGCTCTTCACCCCGGTCTCGAAATAGCTGTTGTAGTAGGCCAGCGCCAGGACCCGCTCGCTTTCCTTTCCCGACGGCGCCAGGTGGCGTTCCAGGTGGATGCGCGCCTCGGTCAGCGTACCGGTCTTGTCGGTGCAGAAGACGTCCATGCTCCCCAGGTTCTGGATCGCCGCAAGACGCTTGACGATCACCTTGCTGGCCGCCATGCGCATCGCGCCCCGCGACAGCGTCACCGAGACCACCATGGGGAGCAGCTCGGGCGTCAGCCCTACCGCAAGGGCCACGGCGAACAGGAACGATTCGAGCCAGGGACGGTGGAAGAAGGCGTTGACCAGCAGGACGAACAGGACGAGCAGGATCGTCATCCGCATGATGAGCAGCCCGAACCGGCGGGTTCCCTGCTCGAAGTCGGTGGGGGGAGCCTTGGCGATCAGCGTGTCGGCGATCTCGCCGAGCTCGGTGTCCTGCCCGGTGCGGCACATCAGCACCCGGGCCGTGCCGCTGATCACCGAGGTGCCCATGAGCACGGTGTTGCCGGCCGCAAGCACCTCGGTCTCATCAGCCGAATCCGCCGGCATTTTTTCCACCGGAAACGCTTCCCCGGTCAGCAGCGCCTCGTTGACGAAAAAGTCTTTCGCCTCCAGCAACCGGCCGTCGCAGGGAACCAGGTCGCCGGCCGAAAGGAGCGTCACGTCGCCCGGTACCAACTCCGCAAGAGGGATCTCAGTGACCCTGCCGTCCCGCAGCACGTGGCCGCGCACCGCCACGGACCGGCGCAGGCGGTCCGCGGCCTGTCCTGCCCGGTATTCCTGGACGAAGTCGAGGGTCACGCTGGCCAGGACGATAGCGCCGATGATGAAGAAGCTGGTCGCGTCCCCGGTGAACGCGGAGAGCGCGCTGGCGACCAGGAGGATGATGACCAGGGGATTCTTGAACTTGGCGAGGAACTGAAGGGCGAGGGCCCGCTTGCGCTCTCCGTGGATCAGGTTCGGACCGAACCTTGCCAGTCGGATCGTCGCTTCGGCTCCGGTCAGTCCGTCGGGACCGGCGTCAAGCCGTTCCAGGAGTTCCTTATAGGGGAGCCGCCAGAAAGGAAAATCCGGCTTCAAGACGAATCACCCGATCCGCTTGAAATCGATGAAGCCCCGTTCCACATCGGTATGCACCAGCCTCACGCGAACCCGGTGCCCGACGTCGACCCCCTCGAAGCCTCCGACCAATTTCCCCTCGATCGGAGGATGAAGAATGCGGACCCATGTCCCCTTGTCGGCGGCGCCGGTGACGAGGGCGTCGAACGTCTCCCCGATCCGGGATTCCACCAGCAAGGCGGCCGCGGATTTTTCGACCTGCCGCTCCACTTTCCGGGCCGCATCCTCCTCTTCGGTGCAGTGAGCCCCGAGCCCCTCCAGCTCCTCCCGGCCGTAGGGAACGGGCGTCCCCGACATCGCGGCTTTCAGCAGCCTCTGGGTCACCAGGTCCGGGTAACGGCGATTAGGCGCCGTCGAGTGGGTGTAGTCCCGGACCGCAAGCCCGAAGTGTCCTTCCGCTTGTTCCCCCGGGAACTCGACCGTGTACTCCCCGGCGCCCATCAGCTTGATGATCGAGAGCGAAAGATCGGGAAAGCGAAGTGGGTCCGATGCCTTCGCTTTCAGGAGGAACGCTTCCAGCGCCCGCGAATCCGGGTCTCCGGGAAGGGTGACGCCCGATTCGGCGGCCA encodes the following:
- a CDS encoding PAS domain S-box protein is translated as MALSQKLSFLPSAYQRVRTLLGNGSPADDSAGDGRFPGEQGELAGRLISLMNNVPGAVYRGRPDWSISMISADVRRMTGYSAADFLSGALSWKSLIHPEDQAGLLAIFRESVRKRKKVLRVEYRIRHEDGRYVWIADRRQHVYDADGSFLYVDGLLLDINRRKKYEEQLRLTQFAVDHSGDIAYWIDRSGRILYVNEMACRALGYSRDELLSMTIHDINPQFPAARWGEHWDRLRKEKHLILETSHQAKDGRLIPLEVTANHVSFDGHEYNCASARDISLRLEAQEESRALEAQLIQSQKMEAIGLLAGGIAHDFNNLLTGIMGYANLLLQSESRDPETLKAAGVIQGAAERASRLTAQLLGFARKGKHRAVSVDLHKMIGSVIGLLDRTLDKKVTIVSRFETEPLPTVGDPSQLEQVLMNLAMNACDAMPEGGELRFYTERVAFDDAWCRMHRGARPGQYAAFYVGDTGTGIAPDLIGKIFDPFFTTKEPGKGTGLGLSMVFGIVKNHGGYIDVDSRPGCGAVFRVYLPLSDEVEEAPEERVPFRFVPGSASGKILLIDDQEEVRDVCSAMLSTLGYTVVTAVDGVDGVETYSRIGHDVDLVVIDMVMPNLSGRDCFRQIRDIRPDVRAVLSTGYSLDGVVEETLREGILGFIQKPYRLEQLARVVEEALAAPLEKRG
- a CDS encoding ABC transporter permease; the protein is MDLATELRFGLRTLGRHKVRSTLSILGICIGVGAFICSVAIGRGASARIDEQVRNLSDDLIQIEAGSRNVNGVRSGSHGETSLTYKDVRAIEQQIPLVMYVSPNVDMRVQVVYQNQNWGTQVRGVSPEYLEIQRWPVAGGAAFTAAQVTYDAKVCLLGQTLATTLFATEDPVGRIVRVQGIPCKVAGVLAVKGSSPSGQDRDDVLLMPFTTVMKKLRGVTYLDDIFCSAITPEDVPDAEKEIASLMRERHRIQNGQEDDFNLRHTSEIAKARAETQHTMTILLGCIAAVALVVAGIGIMNIMLVSVAERTREIGIRMAVGARGRDILVQFLLESVILSVIGGVIGTGLGVAGAFGIASASGWLVQVRPDAIVVGFGFSGAVGIFFGIYPAQRASLLDPIEALRS
- a CDS encoding ATP-binding protein, which translates into the protein MIPPPCLATLSIRSLLLLITLVVALPAAGLILYSGIQFRNAMFNEAKNDTAKLADRIATDQQNLVAGAEQLMAALSLLPEVRGRDAARVEPVLRELRKLNPMYSNIFIADPRGTVWATAVPVKPPFVIGDRRYFRNALASGRLSSGEYVVSRATARPALNLAYPLRNVHGAIVGVISVGFVIDRYRQLPEQMKLPAGSSFVLLDHRGVVLSRAINPESFIGKPYPEDEFMKMERGPESGTTVRTSIGGDKRIISYRKIRLPGEQSPYLYVGAGIPVAMAAREANKALTKTVALFTSFLVLACFAAALIGKRSIVDRFKLLEDASQRLAAGDLQVRVSELVAGGELGSLGKTFDAMAEQLAVREAERLKAEAEKDLLTGQLIQAHKMESIGRLAGGVAHDFNNLLTPIIGYSELLKKDLKGDESALGRVGNILSAANRSKEIVQQLLSFSRKQVMEMKIVDLNQVVKAFQGILRHTIRESIDIRLDLTEEGLCIRADGNQIEQVIMNLAVNAQDAIGARGSITIGTSPVRIDDEDARRHPGAPPGRYLVLAITDDGCGMAPETLQRIFEPFFTSKGVGKGTGLGLATVYGIVRQHGGNIRVESEPGKGTAFRCYFPLVDELPASEQPAMHIPDLPAGDRRTILLVEDNEMVRTLVSELLKRQGFDLLVAEDPKQALQLSENRSLDLLVTDVVMPGMTGPELHARLLDRYQGLKVLFMSGYSDNVIARQGVPDGGMQFIQKPFSIDEFARRVETSLAE
- the mgtA gene encoding magnesium-translocating P-type ATPase, giving the protein MKPDFPFWRLPYKELLERLDAGPDGLTGAEATIRLARFGPNLIHGERKRALALQFLAKFKNPLVIILLVASALSAFTGDATSFFIIGAIVLASVTLDFVQEYRAGQAADRLRRSVAVRGHVLRDGRVTEIPLAELVPGDVTLLSAGDLVPCDGRLLEAKDFFVNEALLTGEAFPVEKMPADSADETEVLAAGNTVLMGTSVISGTARVLMCRTGQDTELGEIADTLIAKAPPTDFEQGTRRFGLLIMRMTILLVLFVLLVNAFFHRPWLESFLFAVALAVGLTPELLPMVVSVTLSRGAMRMAASKVIVKRLAAIQNLGSMDVFCTDKTGTLTEARIHLERHLAPSGKESERVLALAYYNSYFETGVKSTLDDAILEHKEIDVSGWKKIDEVPFDFERRRISVLLENGSGRLLVVKGAPEDVLRLSVAYEVDEGTEPLPMNDAARAKINAQCDALGNDGFRVLGIAVRNVGMDHPHAVVGDESELVFAGFAAFLDPPKKSAGAALAGLASDRVAVKVITGDNELVTQHVFAQLGIPVTGVLTGAEIQQLDDPTLAARVEQANLFCRVAPAQKNRIILALKRRGHVVGYLGDGINDAPSLHSADVGISVDSAVDVAKAAADMILMEQDLGVLHAGVLEGRRTFGNIMKYIMMGTSSNFGNMFSMAGASLFLPFLPMLPVQILLNNLLYDVSELPIPLDRVDEDYLSHPRHWDMNFIRNFMLCIGPVSSVFDFLTFFVMLKLFHAGESLFHTGWFIESMATQVLVIFVIRTRRNPFKSRPNPWLIACSLAMVAVAAALPFTFVGRYLGFTAPPALFFLVLAAMLVAYLLAVEGMKRWFFRRFAAE